A single window of Syntrophus aciditrophicus SB DNA harbors:
- a CDS encoding putative sulfate/molybdate transporter — MKIKSFEFNLRELGGAMGDFGTLFPLAIGYIYVCGLDPAGFLVMMGLANIVTGLVYRLPMPIEPMKVLAVAAIAQKWTPSMIYASGFGMGLIWLLFAVTGLVERLARLTPPSVIRGIQVALGLMLAVEAAKLLSTGWFLGIISILIVLALRKNRHAPAAVVLMVLGIVVMAVKGELGNIAAPGFKLPPFTTFTFQEVWDTLLLAGFAQLPLTITNATIATAALISAYWPNKTVTVRKLSWNQGIMNTILPFLGGMPMCHGAGGLAGQYYFGARTGGANIIEGLIEIFLGLFLSASIAGLFSVFPGAIIGAMMFMVGIELMKFARDVAIGKDLIPLGTTLLVSLATNMAYGFLAGLAVHYLSPLFFRNGSIKKEGS; from the coding sequence ATGAAGATCAAATCATTTGAATTCAATCTTCGCGAACTGGGAGGAGCAATGGGGGATTTCGGAACCCTCTTCCCCCTGGCCATCGGCTACATCTATGTCTGCGGCCTCGATCCGGCCGGTTTTCTGGTCATGATGGGACTGGCAAACATTGTCACCGGCCTTGTTTACCGTCTTCCCATGCCCATCGAACCGATGAAGGTGCTGGCTGTGGCAGCCATCGCGCAGAAATGGACTCCCTCCATGATCTACGCCTCGGGTTTCGGCATGGGTTTGATCTGGCTGCTCTTCGCGGTCACAGGCCTGGTGGAACGGCTGGCCAGACTGACGCCGCCTTCCGTCATTCGTGGCATTCAGGTGGCGCTGGGACTTATGCTGGCTGTCGAAGCGGCGAAACTGCTGTCTACGGGCTGGTTTCTCGGCATCATTTCCATCCTGATCGTTCTTGCTCTGCGGAAAAATCGTCATGCACCGGCGGCTGTGGTTCTGATGGTTCTGGGAATTGTCGTCATGGCCGTAAAAGGAGAACTCGGAAACATCGCCGCACCGGGTTTCAAGCTTCCACCTTTTACGACGTTCACCTTTCAGGAGGTCTGGGATACCCTGCTTCTGGCCGGTTTTGCCCAGCTCCCCCTGACCATCACCAACGCAACCATCGCCACAGCCGCCCTCATCTCAGCCTACTGGCCGAATAAAACGGTTACGGTAAGAAAGCTTTCCTGGAATCAGGGAATCATGAACACGATTCTGCCTTTTCTGGGGGGAATGCCGATGTGCCATGGCGCGGGCGGCTTGGCCGGGCAATACTATTTCGGGGCGCGCACGGGTGGAGCCAACATTATCGAGGGACTTATCGAAATTTTCCTTGGCCTGTTCCTGTCCGCGTCCATCGCCGGCCTTTTCTCCGTCTTTCCCGGGGCCATTATCGGCGCAATGATGTTCATGGTCGGGATCGAACTCATGAAATTCGCAAGGGATGTAGCCATCGGTAAGGACCTGATTCCTCTGGGGACAACCCTGCTTGTTTCCCTGGCAACAAACATGGCTTACGGGTTTCTGGCCGGTCTTGCCGTCCATTACCTGTCTCCGCTGTTTTTCAGGAACGGAAGCATCAAAAAGGAGGGGTCGTGA
- a CDS encoding MFS transporter, which produces MKFVMRALRYRNYRLFFVGQGISLIGTWMQQLALSWLVYRLTESPLFLGIISFSSQIPSFILSPVAGVYADRWNRYHLVIATQCLAMVQASILAVLALSGAITVWHLIILSLFLGIVNAFDVPIRQSFVVEMVERKEDLGNAIALNSLLFNGARLIGPTLAGMIIAFAGEGICFLINAISFLAVIPALLAMKIPTRIVRSRRVYLKVGLEEGYHYVRNSIPIRYILMQLSLMSFMGMSYAVLLPVFARDILGGGPHSLGFLVGAAGVGAMIGALFLASRESVIGLGRLIVFSSGLFGIGVIIFSLSKVLLLSILMMFGIGFGLMVQMASSNTILQTIVEEDKRGRIMSLFAVSFMGVAPFGSLFTGLMASHIGAPAALVICGTCCLLGTVLFYKKLPDIRKIVRPIYKEMGMFPPLDEDLMNAAKPLLHFTRRSCRYLLFLNSSSNLSRYRYPASTRMLLTATISSNVKYLLFRAQFPLTLRRIVPSSLPIVEIMAHHGRPTNDPASWPNSGSMNRPKILIPANGALT; this is translated from the coding sequence ATGAAATTCGTTATGCGGGCTTTGCGTTATCGGAATTACCGTCTTTTTTTCGTTGGTCAGGGGATCTCTCTCATCGGCACCTGGATGCAGCAGCTCGCCTTGAGCTGGCTGGTGTACCGCCTGACCGAGTCTCCCTTGTTTCTCGGAATTATAAGCTTTTCCAGCCAGATACCTTCTTTCATTTTGTCCCCTGTCGCGGGAGTCTATGCGGACCGATGGAATCGATACCATCTGGTTATCGCTACACAGTGTCTCGCCATGGTTCAGGCTTCCATTCTTGCAGTTCTTGCACTGTCCGGGGCCATAACCGTCTGGCATCTTATTATTTTGAGTTTATTTCTGGGAATCGTCAATGCATTCGATGTTCCCATCAGGCAATCCTTTGTTGTTGAAATGGTGGAACGTAAGGAAGATCTGGGAAATGCCATTGCGTTAAACTCCCTTCTTTTCAACGGCGCCCGACTCATCGGACCAACCCTGGCCGGAATGATCATCGCCTTCGCCGGGGAAGGAATCTGTTTTCTAATCAATGCGATCAGCTTCCTCGCCGTTATCCCCGCCCTGCTGGCCATGAAAATTCCCACGAGGATCGTCCGATCTCGACGAGTTTATCTGAAGGTAGGGCTGGAAGAAGGATATCATTACGTTCGCAACTCCATTCCTATTCGATACATCCTCATGCAGCTTTCCTTGATGAGCTTCATGGGAATGTCCTATGCGGTGCTTCTTCCTGTGTTCGCCCGGGATATCCTCGGGGGCGGTCCTCATAGCCTGGGATTCCTCGTAGGAGCTGCCGGAGTAGGCGCCATGATAGGAGCGCTGTTTCTTGCATCGCGGGAATCAGTCATCGGATTGGGCAGGCTGATCGTCTTCTCCTCCGGACTCTTCGGAATCGGCGTGATCATTTTTTCCCTCTCGAAAGTTCTTCTGCTTTCAATACTGATGATGTTTGGAATCGGCTTCGGCCTCATGGTACAAATGGCCTCCAGCAATACAATTCTTCAAACGATTGTTGAAGAAGACAAGAGAGGGCGTATCATGAGCCTGTTTGCTGTTTCATTTATGGGCGTCGCTCCCTTCGGAAGCCTTTTTACAGGGTTGATGGCATCACATATCGGGGCGCCTGCAGCACTCGTAATTTGCGGGACCTGTTGCCTCCTGGGAACGGTTCTTTTTTACAAAAAACTCCCGGATATCCGGAAGATCGTACGCCCAATCTACAAAGAAATGGGAATGTTCCCCCCCCTCGACGAAGACTTGATGAATGCTGCAAAACCACTTTTGCATTTCACCAGGCGCTCCTGCCGTTATTTGCTTTTTCTCAACAGCTCCAGCAACCTGTCCCGATACAGGTATCCCGCCAGCACAAGAATGCTGCTTACAGCGACAATCTCCAGCAACGTCAAATATTTATTGTTTCGAGCACAATTCCCGCTGACACTCAGAAGAATAGTTCCAAGCAGTCTTCCAATTGTTGAAATAATGGCCCACCATGGAAGGCCAACCAATGATCCTGCATCGTGGCCAAATAGCGGATCGATGAACAGACCAAAGATTTTAATCCCAGCTAATGGTGCTCTGACATGA
- a CDS encoding PAS domain-containing protein — MGKRQRPVLSSSLRRRKEERFSRKSADITVPLNPVNRRRVIRELQAARIELEKKDQELMRAPSKLNASQEMFRDLYDFAPVGYLSLNRGGAICRINSSGAGLLGMERILLINRRFASFVADEDRPIFDALLAGIFESKEKAACEVTLLNVEGSQIIVMIEAMLSKDEKECHVVLEDITERKKMDVALRKSERKYRTIFENTGTPMVIADENTIIHEINSEFEHLFGYSRNELVGCSWEKLVLKEDLERLMGYHEQRSIDPEAGPRNY; from the coding sequence ATGGGAAAGAGACAAAGGCCTGTACTGAGTTCGTCTTTACGACGGAGAAAGGAAGAACGGTTTTCCAGGAAAAGCGCGGATATCACTGTTCCGCTGAATCCTGTGAACAGGCGGCGGGTCATCCGCGAGCTGCAGGCTGCCCGGATTGAGCTGGAAAAGAAGGATCAGGAACTGATGCGAGCCCCATCAAAACTGAATGCTTCACAGGAAATGTTCCGGGATCTTTACGATTTTGCACCCGTGGGATATCTGAGCCTCAACCGCGGCGGGGCAATATGCAGGATCAATTCTTCCGGCGCGGGTCTTCTCGGGATGGAGCGTATCCTGCTGATCAATCGACGATTCGCTTCTTTCGTTGCCGATGAGGACCGTCCCATCTTCGATGCTCTCCTTGCTGGAATCTTTGAGAGTAAGGAAAAAGCTGCGTGTGAAGTGACGCTGCTGAATGTGGAAGGTTCCCAAATTATTGTGATGATCGAGGCGATGCTCTCCAAGGACGAAAAGGAATGTCATGTTGTGCTGGAGGACATTACGGAGCGGAAAAAGATGGACGTGGCTCTGCGGAAATCGGAAAGAAAGTACCGCACCATTTTTGAAAACACCGGCACGCCCATGGTTATTGCCGACGAGAATACGATCATCCATGAGATCAATTCAGAATTCGAGCATCTGTTTGGTTATTCCAGGAACGAATTAGTGGGATGCAGTTGGGAAAAGCTTGTGCTGAAAGAGGATCTGGAACGGTTGATGGGATATCATGAACAGAGAAGCATCGATCCCGAGGCGGGTCCCAGGAACTATTAA
- the acs gene encoding acetate--CoA ligase: MSDLLFPVPESWAKSAWIDNDVYRRMYEQSISDPEGFWGEQAGRLDWFQPWMKVKEGSFDGDVRIRWFSGGKLNVSYNCLDRHLVGRGDQIALLWEGDDPAVSRSLTYRRLHEEVCRFANVMKSLGLRRGDRVTIYLPMIPELAVAMLACTRIGVVHSIVFAGFSPESLRERIRDCQGRVVITADEGLRGGKPLPLKENADEAVGKCPFVEKVIVVRRTGSQIPWTSGRDFDWEGLMQEASADCPPEEMDAEDPLFILYTSGSTGKPKGVLHTTGGYLLFTAMSHQHIFDYHDGDIYWCTADIGWVTGHSYTIYGPLANGATTVMFEGVPNYPDWSRFWRIVDKHGVTILYTAPTAIRALMRQGDEPVRKTFRKTLRLLGTVGEPINPEAWLWYYNVVGEKRCPIVDTWWQTETGGILITPFPGAMALKPGSAARPYFGVKPAIMDSEGRFLEGTGTGNLVITEPWPGMLRTIYGDHQRFLDTYFSTYKGVYFTGDGARRDEDGDYWITGRVDDVINVSGHRLGTAEVESALAAHSAVAEAAVVGFPHEIKGQGIYAYVTLKTDRQPSDALRKELVSWVRREIGAIAAPDFIQWAPGLPKTRSGKIMRRILRKIAADDIADLGDTTTLAEPAVVDDLLKGRLAAAWE; this comes from the coding sequence ATGTCGGATTTATTGTTTCCTGTTCCGGAATCGTGGGCGAAATCGGCTTGGATAGACAACGATGTCTACCGACGAATGTATGAGCAGTCCATCAGTGATCCCGAAGGATTCTGGGGGGAACAGGCCGGGCGGCTCGATTGGTTTCAGCCCTGGATGAAGGTAAAGGAGGGGTCATTTGACGGCGATGTCCGCATTCGGTGGTTCAGCGGCGGAAAGCTGAACGTCAGTTATAATTGTCTGGACCGCCATCTTGTCGGGCGCGGGGATCAGATTGCTCTCCTCTGGGAAGGGGATGACCCGGCGGTGAGCCGGTCTCTCACCTATCGCCGGTTGCATGAAGAGGTGTGCAGGTTCGCCAATGTAATGAAGTCCCTGGGGCTCCGACGCGGAGATCGCGTAACCATCTATCTGCCGATGATTCCCGAGCTGGCTGTGGCCATGCTGGCCTGCACCCGGATCGGCGTGGTTCACTCCATCGTGTTTGCCGGCTTTTCGCCTGAATCCCTGAGAGAACGCATCCGGGACTGCCAGGGGAGGGTGGTGATCACCGCCGATGAAGGTCTGCGCGGGGGCAAGCCGCTCCCCTTGAAAGAAAATGCCGATGAAGCCGTGGGAAAATGCCCCTTTGTCGAAAAGGTGATCGTGGTGAGGCGTACGGGAAGTCAGATCCCGTGGACGTCGGGACGCGATTTCGATTGGGAGGGGCTCATGCAGGAGGCTTCCGCCGACTGCCCGCCGGAAGAGATGGATGCCGAGGACCCCCTTTTTATTCTCTATACCTCCGGGTCCACGGGAAAGCCCAAGGGCGTGCTTCATACCACTGGAGGCTATCTTTTGTTCACGGCCATGAGCCACCAGCATATCTTCGATTATCACGATGGCGACATCTACTGGTGCACTGCGGACATCGGCTGGGTGACGGGACACAGCTACACCATCTACGGCCCGCTGGCCAATGGGGCTACCACGGTCATGTTCGAGGGCGTCCCCAATTACCCCGACTGGTCCCGCTTCTGGCGTATTGTGGACAAGCACGGGGTCACGATCCTCTATACCGCGCCGACGGCCATTCGCGCCCTGATGCGCCAGGGTGACGAGCCGGTCCGGAAGACCTTCCGAAAAACCCTGCGGCTTCTCGGCACCGTCGGGGAGCCCATCAATCCGGAGGCTTGGCTCTGGTACTACAATGTCGTCGGAGAAAAACGCTGTCCCATTGTCGACACCTGGTGGCAGACGGAGACCGGCGGAATTCTGATCACACCGTTTCCCGGCGCCATGGCCCTCAAACCGGGTTCCGCCGCCCGGCCGTACTTCGGAGTGAAGCCGGCCATCATGGATTCCGAGGGCCGTTTCCTGGAGGGAACTGGAACGGGCAATCTGGTGATCACCGAGCCTTGGCCGGGGATGCTGAGGACGATTTACGGCGATCATCAGCGGTTTCTCGATACCTATTTTTCGACATACAAAGGGGTCTACTTTACCGGCGATGGAGCGCGCCGGGATGAGGACGGCGACTACTGGATCACGGGGCGGGTCGACGATGTCATCAACGTATCCGGGCATCGTCTGGGAACCGCGGAGGTCGAGAGCGCACTTGCCGCCCATTCCGCCGTAGCCGAGGCGGCGGTCGTCGGATTTCCTCATGAGATCAAAGGGCAGGGCATCTATGCCTACGTGACCCTGAAAACGGATCGGCAACCTTCGGATGCGCTGCGGAAAGAGCTTGTTTCGTGGGTGAGAAGGGAAATCGGGGCAATCGCCGCACCGGACTTTATCCAGTGGGCGCCCGGATTACCCAAGACCCGGTCGGGAAAGATCATGCGGCGGATTCTCCGCAAAATCGCCGCCGACGACATCGCCGATCTGGGCGATACCACCACCCTTGCTGAACCGGCAGTGGTTGACGATCTCCTCAAGGGGCGGTTGGCGGCAGCATGGGAATAA
- a CDS encoding TatD family nuclease-associated radical SAM protein, protein MPDHDNNPLRRETLCYEEFGNLYLNITNRCSARCIFCIRNFSDGVYGYRLRLSREPSEEEILRELEHFDLKKYGEIVFTGFGEPTCRLDTVLRITEWLHKRGIPVRLDTNGHAALMYPGRDVVAELKAAGLDAVSVSLNAESEEKYNRLCRPAFEGSYPALLEFTRKAVMAGLRTRMTVVEQPGINIGECERIATGLGAAFKVR, encoded by the coding sequence ATGCCGGACCACGACAATAACCCCCTGCGCAGGGAAACCCTGTGCTATGAAGAATTCGGCAATCTTTACCTCAATATAACGAACCGGTGCAGCGCCCGTTGCATCTTCTGTATCCGGAATTTCAGTGACGGTGTTTACGGTTACCGACTCCGCCTGTCCCGGGAACCTTCTGAAGAAGAGATTCTGCGGGAGCTTGAACATTTCGACCTCAAGAAATACGGGGAAATTGTTTTTACTGGTTTCGGTGAACCGACCTGCCGGTTGGACACGGTTCTGCGCATCACGGAATGGCTGCACAAAAGAGGAATTCCGGTTCGGCTGGATACCAACGGGCACGCGGCACTGATGTACCCCGGAAGGGACGTCGTGGCGGAATTGAAGGCTGCGGGTCTTGATGCCGTATCCGTGAGCCTGAATGCCGAATCGGAAGAGAAGTACAACCGGTTGTGCCGGCCCGCTTTTGAAGGATCATACCCTGCACTTCTTGAATTCACGAGAAAGGCTGTCATGGCGGGCCTCCGAACCCGCATGACCGTGGTCGAACAGCCGGGTATCAACATCGGAGAGTGTGAAAGAATAGCCACCGGGCTGGGGGCTGCCTTCAAGGTAAGGTAA
- a CDS encoding NAD(P)/FAD-dependent oxidoreductase, with protein sequence MSKDMLEKGAIVQRDKETFAIAPHIPGGIIDPAGLRKIADVAEKYNAKALKITSAQRIAIVGIDPQDIDGAWADLGMSPGAAIGLCVRSVKICPGTTFCKRGQQDSVGVGLKLDEIYHGMQLPWKFKMGVSGCVNSCAEPAIKDVGLIGTPKGWRLLVGGCGAGKPRIGQMLAENLSDEEALSLIERVVNYYKDHAKKQRLGEFIEEIGFDKFKQEVLP encoded by the coding sequence ATGTCCAAAGACATGCTGGAAAAGGGAGCCATTGTTCAGAGGGATAAAGAAACTTTTGCCATCGCTCCGCACATTCCCGGAGGAATTATCGACCCCGCGGGGCTGAGAAAGATCGCGGATGTAGCTGAGAAATACAACGCGAAAGCGCTGAAGATCACTTCCGCCCAGCGCATTGCCATCGTGGGAATCGACCCTCAGGATATCGACGGCGCCTGGGCGGATCTGGGAATGTCCCCCGGAGCAGCCATCGGCCTCTGTGTCAGAAGCGTCAAGATCTGTCCCGGCACCACCTTCTGCAAGAGGGGGCAGCAGGATTCCGTGGGTGTAGGGCTGAAACTGGACGAGATCTATCACGGCATGCAGCTTCCCTGGAAATTCAAGATGGGTGTCTCGGGTTGTGTTAATTCCTGCGCGGAACCGGCGATCAAGGATGTGGGCCTGATCGGAACCCCCAAGGGCTGGCGGCTTCTGGTCGGCGGATGCGGCGCCGGAAAACCCAGAATCGGCCAGATGCTGGCAGAGAACCTGTCCGATGAAGAGGCCCTGTCGCTCATCGAAAGGGTTGTGAACTACTACAAAGATCACGCCAAGAAACAGCGCCTTGGCGAGTTTATCGAAGAGATCGGCTTTGATAAGTTCAAACAGGAAGTTTTACCCTGA
- a CDS encoding vitamin B12-dependent ribonucleotide reductase, with translation MKKRTSSIDISSLTDNAIKVLGRRYLKRDRDGNALETPSQMFKRVADTIAAADRIFNDQADTAGLSDQFYRMMTALEFLPNSPTLMNAGRELGQLSACFVLPVGDSMEDIFDAVKFTALIHKSGGGTGFSFSRLRPANDVVLTTTGISSGPISFMRVFDVATETIKQGGTRRGANMGILRVDHPDIMNFIMCKADKHQLNNFNISVGLTEVFMAAVEADQDYDLVNPRDGQVIGTLNARKVFDRIVAQAWENGEPGIVFLDRLNRDNPTPHIGVIESTNPCGEQPLLPYESCNLGSINLGKMVINGEVNWKRLRDVVNLAVHFLDNVVEINQYPLPIIAEMTFGNRKIGLGVMGWADMLIQLGIPYNSDRALELAEEVMKFINTEGHDASHALAKKRGPFPNFKESLYDKQGKAPIRNATVTTIAPTGTISIIANASSGVEPLFAVSYIRQVMDNDILLEINPFFEAMAKERGFYSKELMRKIAERGTIRDLDEVPQDIQAVFVTAHDISPEVHIGMQAAFQKYTDNAVSKTVNFAHTATIDDVAKVFRLAYQLDCKGVTIYRDGSRDNQVLSTGKEREQPVQKSMPEGSKLVKRERPKALQGWTYQMKTGCGPLYVTVNQDSSGLFELFTTMGKAGGCAASQSEAIGRMVSLAWRSGISGRQVIKQLQGISCHSPSGFGDNKILSCADAVAKAIQSHMEANGYDAVSESVAVIKGACPECGGIVEHEGGCAVCRICGYSECK, from the coding sequence ATGAAAAAAAGAACTTCCAGCATAGATATTTCTTCACTGACCGATAATGCGATCAAGGTTCTGGGAAGACGTTATCTGAAGCGAGACAGGGATGGAAACGCTTTGGAAACACCCTCCCAGATGTTCAAACGGGTTGCCGATACGATTGCCGCCGCGGACCGGATATTCAATGATCAGGCAGATACCGCCGGACTATCTGACCAGTTTTACCGGATGATGACCGCCCTGGAATTTCTTCCCAATTCTCCGACCCTGATGAATGCGGGAAGGGAACTGGGGCAGCTATCCGCCTGTTTTGTTCTTCCCGTCGGCGATTCCATGGAGGACATATTTGACGCCGTCAAATTCACTGCCCTGATTCACAAGTCCGGCGGCGGAACCGGTTTCTCCTTTTCCCGCCTTCGCCCCGCCAATGACGTGGTTTTAACGACGACGGGAATCTCCAGCGGTCCAATCTCCTTCATGCGGGTTTTTGACGTCGCAACGGAAACCATAAAGCAGGGCGGCACACGCCGGGGCGCCAACATGGGCATCCTGCGCGTCGATCATCCCGACATCATGAATTTCATCATGTGCAAGGCCGATAAGCACCAGTTGAATAATTTCAATATCTCCGTAGGGCTGACAGAAGTCTTCATGGCCGCCGTAGAAGCGGATCAGGATTATGATCTCGTCAACCCGCGGGACGGTCAGGTCATCGGAACCCTGAATGCCCGAAAGGTCTTCGACCGGATTGTTGCCCAGGCATGGGAAAACGGCGAGCCCGGAATCGTCTTTCTGGACCGCCTGAACCGCGACAACCCGACGCCCCATATCGGAGTGATCGAATCAACGAATCCTTGCGGAGAGCAGCCACTCCTGCCCTATGAATCCTGCAACCTGGGATCGATCAATCTTGGAAAGATGGTGATAAACGGTGAAGTCAACTGGAAAAGACTCCGCGACGTCGTCAATCTTGCCGTTCATTTCCTGGATAATGTCGTAGAAATCAATCAGTACCCCCTGCCCATCATTGCGGAGATGACATTCGGCAACCGTAAAATCGGTCTGGGTGTCATGGGCTGGGCCGATATGCTCATTCAGCTCGGCATTCCTTACAATTCCGACCGGGCCCTCGAACTGGCCGAAGAAGTGATGAAATTCATCAACACGGAAGGTCATGATGCGTCGCACGCTTTGGCGAAGAAGAGGGGTCCGTTTCCGAATTTCAAGGAGTCCCTGTACGACAAACAGGGAAAAGCACCAATTCGCAATGCGACCGTCACAACCATCGCGCCAACGGGAACCATCTCCATCATCGCCAACGCCTCATCCGGCGTAGAACCGCTTTTTGCCGTCTCCTACATACGTCAGGTGATGGACAATGATATCCTGCTGGAAATAAATCCCTTTTTTGAAGCCATGGCAAAAGAAAGAGGGTTCTACTCGAAGGAACTGATGCGGAAGATTGCCGAACGCGGCACGATTCGTGATCTCGACGAGGTTCCGCAGGACATCCAGGCTGTTTTCGTAACGGCTCATGACATATCTCCGGAAGTGCACATCGGCATGCAGGCTGCCTTCCAGAAGTATACGGACAACGCCGTCAGCAAAACCGTCAACTTTGCTCACACGGCAACCATCGATGACGTTGCCAAGGTTTTTCGACTGGCCTATCAGTTGGATTGCAAGGGAGTCACGATCTACCGTGACGGTTCCCGGGACAACCAGGTCCTTTCGACGGGAAAAGAGCGTGAACAGCCTGTTCAGAAAAGCATGCCCGAGGGAAGTAAGCTTGTCAAACGTGAGCGTCCGAAGGCATTGCAGGGTTGGACCTATCAAATGAAGACCGGCTGCGGACCGCTTTATGTAACGGTCAATCAGGACAGCTCCGGTCTATTCGAGCTGTTTACGACAATGGGGAAAGCCGGTGGTTGCGCGGCATCCCAGAGCGAAGCCATCGGACGCATGGTCTCCCTGGCCTGGCGCAGCGGCATTTCAGGCAGGCAGGTAATCAAGCAGTTGCAGGGCATTTCCTGTCACTCCCCTTCCGGATTTGGCGACAACAAGATTTTATCCTGTGCCGACGCCGTGGCAAAAGCCATTCAGTCTCATATGGAGGCAAACGGCTATGACGCAGTCAGCGAAAGCGTTGCCGTGATCAAGGGCGCCTGTCCGGAGTGCGGCGGGATTGTGGAGCACGAAGGCGGCTGCGCCGTCTGCCGTATATGCGGTTACAGTGAATGCAAATGA
- a CDS encoding HU family DNA-binding protein: protein MNKGDLVEAVTKVVGKKKLAQETVGCVLDTMTEALKKGESVTLIGFGTFKVMKRSARTGRNPQTGKPIKIKAKKVPKFTAGKKLKEAVAKK, encoded by the coding sequence ATGAACAAAGGTGATTTGGTTGAGGCAGTAACAAAAGTTGTCGGGAAAAAGAAGTTGGCGCAGGAGACCGTTGGATGTGTTCTTGATACAATGACAGAAGCCCTTAAGAAGGGCGAGTCCGTAACACTCATTGGCTTCGGTACGTTTAAGGTAATGAAGCGATCAGCCAGAACCGGGCGAAATCCGCAGACAGGGAAACCGATCAAAATCAAAGCTAAGAAGGTCCCCAAGTTTACGGCTGGTAAAAAGCTGAAGGAAGCTGTGGCAAAAAAATAA
- a CDS encoding flavodoxin family protein, producing the protein MTRILIVYHSQTGHTKQMAQAVFEGAKAIADVEVNLKTAAEATLEDLLACDGLAVGTPENFGYMSGMIKDFFDRTYTGAQGKVFRRPFVIFISAGNDGTGALRAIERIALGYKFKTVFKPVIARGKITEEILEQCRELGGTLAAGCSMGIY; encoded by the coding sequence ATGACCAGAATTCTGATCGTTTACCATTCACAGACCGGACACACAAAGCAGATGGCTCAGGCCGTATTTGAAGGCGCGAAAGCCATTGCGGATGTCGAGGTTAATTTAAAGACAGCCGCCGAGGCCACTTTAGAAGACCTTTTGGCATGTGATGGCCTTGCCGTAGGCACGCCCGAGAATTTCGGCTACATGTCCGGAATGATCAAGGATTTCTTTGATCGGACGTATACAGGCGCACAGGGAAAAGTCTTTCGCAGGCCTTTTGTGATCTTCATCAGCGCAGGCAATGACGGAACAGGAGCGCTTCGCGCGATTGAACGCATCGCCCTTGGCTACAAATTCAAAACGGTCTTCAAACCGGTCATCGCCAGAGGAAAAATCACAGAGGAAATCCTCGAACAATGTCGTGAACTGGGCGGAACGCTGGCCGCCGGGTGTTCGATGGGGATTTACTGA
- a CDS encoding cytidylate kinase-like family protein: protein MEKTAPLVITISRQLGAGGAYVGKQLAKNLSVFYADREIIDEAAKELSVLKEDLESHDEKISSFLRSFLLSHAIPPVANIPRPISGLSDSKLFKIQSEIIARIAKERSAIIIGRCGSYVLRDNPNHVSIFLHADMTFRQGRMQKLHDVSEGEAREMITRSDGEREQYHYKFTGKDWTDARQYDISMDTGKIGVDKCVECIMKYLDLIQ from the coding sequence ATGGAAAAAACAGCGCCGTTGGTAATAACCATCAGCCGCCAGTTGGGAGCTGGAGGGGCATATGTTGGAAAGCAACTTGCGAAAAACCTGAGTGTTTTTTATGCAGATCGTGAAATCATCGACGAGGCCGCCAAAGAGCTTTCCGTATTGAAGGAAGACCTTGAATCACACGACGAAAAAATAAGTTCATTTTTACGGTCATTCCTGCTGTCACATGCAATCCCCCCCGTTGCCAATATTCCAAGACCAATCAGCGGCCTGTCAGACAGTAAATTATTCAAAATCCAAAGCGAAATTATAGCGCGCATTGCTAAAGAACGTTCCGCGATTATTATCGGACGGTGCGGCTCTTATGTCCTTCGTGACAATCCGAACCATGTCAGTATTTTTTTGCATGCTGACATGACTTTCCGACAAGGCCGCATGCAGAAGCTTCATGATGTATCAGAAGGAGAGGCCAGGGAAATGATTACCCGAAGCGACGGGGAAAGAGAGCAATATCATTATAAATTTACAGGGAAGGATTGGACGGATGCAAGACAGTATGACATTTCTATGGATACAGGGAAAATCGGTGTTGATAAGTGCGTAGAGTGCATCATGAAATATCTGGATTTAATTCAATAG